A genome region from Crossiella equi includes the following:
- a CDS encoding dTDP-4-dehydrorhamnose 3,5-epimerase family protein — MEIRRASLAGVLLFVPTPHHDDRGLFTRTFDADTAAGHGIDVADFRQDSQSRSGGGVLRGLHGRIGRGEAKLVRVAHGAVHDVLVDARPDSPTFGRHESFLLDDVAFAHLYVPPGLLHGFQVLSDSADVCYRIDRPHDPAEDVAVRYDDPDLAIDWPRPVRTISPRDAAAGSWAALRAALGG, encoded by the coding sequence CTGCTGTTCGTGCCCACCCCGCACCATGACGACCGGGGACTGTTCACCCGCACCTTCGACGCGGACACCGCCGCCGGGCACGGCATCGACGTCGCCGACTTCCGCCAGGACTCCCAGTCCCGGTCCGGCGGCGGTGTCCTGCGCGGCCTGCACGGACGGATCGGCCGCGGCGAGGCCAAGCTGGTCCGCGTCGCGCACGGGGCCGTGCACGACGTGCTCGTCGACGCCCGGCCGGACTCGCCCACCTTCGGGCGGCACGAGTCCTTCCTGCTCGACGACGTGGCCTTCGCGCACCTGTACGTGCCGCCGGGCCTCCTGCACGGCTTCCAGGTACTGAGCGACTCGGCTGACGTGTGCTACCGCATCGACCGGCCGCACGACCCGGCCGAGGACGTCGCGGTGCGCTACGACGACCCGGACCTGGCCATCGACTGGCCGCGCCCGGTGCGCACGATCAGCCCGCGTGACGCCGCCGCCGGTTCCTGGGCGGCGTTGCGCGCGGCACTGGGCGGCTGA
- a CDS encoding NAD-dependent epimerase/dehydratase family protein, whose translation MRVLLTGHQGYLGSVMAPVLTGAGHEVVGLDSGLFADCVLGPVPEEVPGLAVDLRDVRPEHLAGFDAVVHLAALSNDPLGSLDPALTYDINHAASVHLARLAKDAGVSRYLYASTCSVYGAAGEELVGEDAPLRPVTPYAESKVRVEDDLVELAGAGFSPVFLRNATAFGFSPRLRADIVLNNLVGHAVLSGEVKVLSDGTPWRPLVHAADIAAAFLAALHAPVESVHNQAFNVGMAENNLTVAQIAESVVAAVPGAELNITGEAGNDPRSYRVSFAKITEVLPEYRPQWTVLGGAVELADAYRRHGLTQEAFTRRFTRLARLSDRRDAGTLAADLRPVWEAVG comes from the coding sequence ATGCGGGTGCTGCTCACCGGGCACCAGGGGTACCTGGGCAGCGTCATGGCCCCGGTCCTGACCGGCGCCGGGCACGAGGTGGTGGGCCTGGACTCCGGCCTGTTCGCCGACTGCGTGCTCGGGCCCGTGCCCGAGGAGGTCCCCGGGCTGGCCGTGGACCTGCGCGACGTGCGGCCGGAACACCTGGCCGGGTTCGACGCCGTGGTGCACCTGGCCGCGCTGTCCAACGACCCGCTGGGCTCGCTCGACCCGGCGCTGACCTACGACATCAACCACGCCGCCTCCGTGCACCTGGCCCGCCTGGCCAAGGACGCGGGCGTGAGCCGCTACCTCTACGCCTCCACCTGCTCGGTCTACGGCGCCGCGGGCGAGGAGCTGGTGGGCGAGGACGCGCCGCTGCGGCCGGTGACGCCGTACGCGGAGAGCAAGGTGCGCGTCGAGGACGACCTGGTCGAGCTGGCCGGGGCCGGGTTCAGCCCGGTGTTCCTGCGCAACGCCACCGCCTTCGGCTTCTCCCCACGCCTGCGCGCCGACATCGTGCTGAACAACCTCGTGGGGCACGCCGTCCTCTCCGGTGAGGTCAAGGTGCTTTCCGACGGCACGCCCTGGCGCCCGCTGGTGCACGCCGCCGACATCGCCGCCGCGTTCCTGGCCGCGCTGCACGCGCCCGTGGAGTCGGTGCACAACCAGGCGTTCAACGTCGGCATGGCCGAGAACAACCTGACCGTGGCGCAGATCGCGGAGTCCGTGGTGGCCGCGGTGCCCGGCGCCGAGCTCAACATCACCGGGGAGGCGGGCAACGACCCGCGCTCCTACCGCGTGTCCTTCGCCAAGATCACCGAGGTGCTGCCCGAGTACCGTCCACAGTGGACTGTGCTGGGCGGGGCGGTGGAGCTCGCCGACGCCTACCGGCGGCACGGGCTCACCCAGGAGGCGTTCACCCGCCGCTTCACCCGGCTGGCCCGCCTGTCCGACCGCAGGGACGCGGGCACGCTGGCCGCGGACCTGCGGCCGGTCTGGGAGGCCGTGGGGTGA
- a CDS encoding PIG-L deacetylase family protein, translating to MLSLTPAGPAAVAVLGAHCDDIAIGCGGTLLTLCRARPGQRVHAFVLTGGGTKREDEERAALAAFCPGAELSVTVLDLPDGRVPDHWGRAKDELSGWRAGVEADLVLCPAPHDVHQDHRALAQLAPQVFRDQLRLGYEILKWESDLAQPTVFQPIEPEVAHDKARLLDAHYPSQRDRDWFDAETFLGLARVRGVQTRARYAEAFHTDKIQLRLAGER from the coding sequence GTGCTCTCGCTGACCCCGGCCGGACCGGCCGCCGTCGCCGTGCTGGGCGCGCACTGCGACGACATCGCCATCGGCTGCGGCGGCACGCTGCTCACCCTGTGCCGCGCGCGGCCGGGACAGCGGGTGCACGCGTTCGTGCTCACCGGCGGCGGTACCAAGCGCGAGGATGAGGAACGGGCCGCGCTGGCCGCGTTCTGCCCCGGCGCGGAGCTGTCCGTCACCGTGCTCGACCTGCCCGACGGCCGGGTGCCCGACCACTGGGGCCGCGCCAAGGACGAGCTGTCCGGCTGGCGCGCGGGCGTCGAGGCCGACCTGGTGCTCTGCCCGGCCCCGCACGACGTGCACCAGGACCACCGGGCCCTGGCCCAGCTGGCGCCGCAGGTCTTCCGGGACCAGCTCCGCCTGGGCTACGAGATCCTCAAGTGGGAGAGCGACCTCGCCCAGCCCACGGTCTTCCAGCCGATCGAACCCGAGGTCGCGCATGACAAGGCGCGCCTGCTCGATGCGCACTACCCGTCGCAGCGCGACCGCGACTGGTTCGACGCGGAGACCTTCCTCGGCCTCGCGCGCGTCCGGGGTGTCCAGACGCGCGCCCGGTACGCCGAGGCATTCCACACGGACAAGATCCAGCTGCGGCTGGCAGGCGAGAGGTGA
- a CDS encoding sugar phosphate nucleotidyltransferase: protein MKVVLFCGGYGMRMRNGSADDLPKPMHPVGPRPLLWHVMRYYAHFGHKDFILCLGYGAQYIKDFFLNYSETASNDFILRDGEVELLSTDISDWTITFAQTGQDSPIGERLRRVRHLVEGEEMFLANYADVLTDAPLDDMVRRFEHSGAAASMMVVPPQSSFHCVELGEDGQVGGITPVSNLPLWENGGFFVLRQEVFEHIPENGDLVEDGCGALAKQGKVLAYPYRGYWQPADTVKERVALEREYLAGTAPWMLWDQHGEPEDEPVAQVLRLSGV, encoded by the coding sequence ATGAAGGTAGTGCTGTTCTGCGGCGGTTACGGAATGCGCATGCGCAACGGCTCCGCGGACGACCTGCCCAAGCCGATGCACCCGGTCGGGCCGCGGCCGCTGCTCTGGCACGTCATGCGCTACTACGCACATTTCGGGCACAAGGACTTCATCCTGTGCCTGGGGTATGGCGCGCAGTACATCAAGGATTTCTTCCTGAACTACTCCGAGACCGCGTCCAACGATTTCATCCTGCGTGACGGCGAGGTCGAGCTGCTCTCCACCGACATCAGCGACTGGACCATCACCTTCGCCCAGACCGGCCAGGACTCGCCCATCGGCGAGCGCCTGCGCCGCGTGCGGCACCTGGTCGAGGGCGAGGAGATGTTCCTGGCCAACTACGCCGACGTACTCACCGACGCCCCGCTGGACGACATGGTGCGGCGCTTCGAGCACAGCGGCGCGGCCGCCTCGATGATGGTCGTGCCGCCCCAGTCCTCCTTCCACTGCGTCGAGCTGGGCGAGGACGGCCAGGTCGGCGGCATCACACCGGTCAGCAATTTGCCGCTGTGGGAGAACGGCGGCTTCTTCGTGCTGCGCCAAGAGGTCTTCGAGCACATCCCGGAGAACGGGGACCTGGTCGAGGACGGCTGCGGCGCGCTGGCCAAGCAGGGCAAGGTGCTGGCCTACCCCTACCGCGGCTACTGGCAGCCCGCCGACACCGTCAAGGAGCGGGTCGCGCTGGAACGGGAGTACCTGGCGGGCACCGCCCCCTGGATGCTCTGGGACCAGCACGGCGAGCCCGAGGACGAGCCGGTCGCCCAGGTCCTGCGGCTGAGCGGGGTGTGA
- a CDS encoding class I SAM-dependent methyltransferase produces the protein MMTCRLCGSAALHSVVDLGASPPCEHFLTEAGLDLPEPTFPLHLRVCGDCLLAQLPPLITPEDTFTEYAYFSSFSTSWVAHAEKFVTEAVARLGLDGDSFVAEVASNDGYLLQHVVARGIRCLGVEPSVNVGEAARAKGVPTVTAFLGPETGAAVRAEHGPADLVVANNVYAHIPDVVGFTQGLRALVADDGWVSIEVQHLLTLVQLTQYDTIYHEHFQYYTVAAAQRALASGGLALVDVELLPTHGGSVRLWARPAETAGAPSAQVAEVLAEEAAAGLHTVEGYAGFARQVEKVRRDLLRFLLDAAEAGKTVVGYGAPGKGNTLLNHCGIRPDLLRYTVDRNPYKHGRFTPGTRIPIHPVDRIDADRPDYVLVLPWNLKAEISEQLRHVGEWGGRLVFPIPELCVVDPADSVTVGHNEVTP, from the coding sequence CTGATGACGTGCCGCCTGTGCGGCTCCGCCGCGTTGCACAGCGTGGTCGACCTGGGTGCCAGCCCGCCGTGCGAGCACTTCCTGACCGAGGCCGGGCTGGACCTGCCCGAGCCGACCTTCCCGCTGCACCTGCGGGTGTGCGGGGACTGTCTGCTGGCGCAGCTGCCGCCGCTGATCACGCCCGAGGACACGTTCACGGAATATGCCTACTTCTCCTCCTTCTCCACCTCGTGGGTGGCGCACGCGGAGAAGTTCGTCACCGAGGCCGTGGCCCGGCTCGGGCTGGACGGGGACTCCTTCGTCGCCGAGGTGGCCAGCAACGACGGCTACCTGCTCCAGCACGTGGTGGCCCGGGGCATCCGGTGCCTGGGCGTGGAGCCCTCGGTGAACGTGGGCGAGGCCGCCCGGGCCAAGGGCGTGCCGACCGTGACCGCGTTCCTGGGCCCGGAGACCGGTGCCGCGGTGCGCGCCGAGCACGGGCCCGCGGACCTGGTGGTGGCCAACAACGTCTACGCGCACATCCCGGACGTGGTCGGCTTCACCCAGGGCCTGCGCGCGCTGGTGGCCGACGACGGCTGGGTCTCCATCGAGGTGCAGCACCTGCTGACCCTCGTCCAGCTCACCCAGTACGACACGATCTACCACGAGCACTTCCAGTACTACACCGTCGCCGCCGCGCAGCGGGCCCTGGCCAGTGGTGGCCTGGCGCTGGTGGACGTCGAGCTGCTGCCCACGCACGGCGGGTCCGTCCGCCTGTGGGCCCGGCCCGCCGAGACCGCGGGCGCGCCCAGCGCGCAGGTGGCCGAGGTGCTGGCCGAGGAGGCCGCGGCCGGGCTGCACACCGTCGAGGGGTACGCCGGGTTCGCCCGGCAGGTCGAGAAGGTGCGCCGGGACCTGCTGCGCTTCCTGCTCGACGCGGCCGAGGCGGGCAAGACCGTCGTTGGCTACGGGGCCCCGGGCAAGGGCAACACGCTGCTCAACCACTGCGGCATCCGCCCGGACCTGCTGCGCTACACCGTGGACCGCAACCCGTACAAGCACGGCCGGTTCACCCCCGGCACCCGGATCCCCATCCACCCGGTGGACCGCATCGACGCGGACCGCCCGGACTACGTGCTCGTCCTGCCGTGGAACCTCAAGGCCGAGATCTCCGAACAACTGCGCCACGTCGGGGAATGGGGTGGTCGTCTGGTTTTCCCCATTCCTGAGCTTTGCGTGGTCGACCCAGCGGACAGCGTGACCGTCGGACACAATGAGGTGACACCATGA
- a CDS encoding sugar transferase: protein MVGDLLAIAIAVGGVILIVSSGPMRLDLVVGLSTVTASTAVLALPLAKAWDPRVLGQGPEEFRRIGRAALTAMVVLALAALAVKVEGLRAWVFVALPAFAGVAIPIRYGLRRVLHRQRRQGSCLLPVLAAGSPEAVRDLIERTRRDSHLGWRVEAVCTPHGAGYGVRVPGEVAGVPVVGDLSDIVDRVRLGGYRMVAVAGSTDWTPARLQQLAWQLESSTAELVVAPSLVEIAGPRLHVAPVFGLTMLWVSAPTFSGVGWLVKAVVDRLSALMLAVLLAPAFLAIATAIKLTSRGPVLYRQSRVGRDGREFTMLKFRSMVPDAHRLKADLASDNQAAGPLFKMRRDPRVTRVGAVLRRYSLDELPQLFNVLAGSMSLVGPRPPLPEEVARYGPDARRRLLVKPGLTGLWQVSGRSDLSWEESVRLDLRYVESWSLFMDLEILWKTASAVVSGRGAY from the coding sequence GTGGTGGGAGACCTGCTGGCCATCGCGATCGCGGTGGGCGGGGTCATCCTGATCGTGTCCTCCGGGCCGATGCGCCTGGACCTGGTCGTGGGCCTGTCCACGGTCACCGCGAGCACCGCCGTGCTGGCGTTGCCGCTGGCCAAGGCCTGGGACCCGAGGGTGCTGGGGCAGGGCCCGGAGGAGTTCCGCCGCATCGGCCGGGCGGCGCTGACCGCCATGGTGGTGCTGGCGCTGGCCGCCCTGGCGGTGAAGGTCGAGGGGCTGCGGGCGTGGGTGTTCGTGGCGCTGCCCGCCTTCGCCGGGGTGGCGATCCCCATCCGCTACGGACTGCGCCGGGTGCTGCACCGGCAGCGGCGCCAGGGCAGCTGCCTGCTGCCGGTGCTGGCCGCGGGCAGCCCTGAGGCCGTGCGTGACCTGATCGAGCGCACCCGCCGGGACTCACACCTCGGCTGGCGCGTGGAGGCCGTCTGCACGCCCCACGGGGCCGGTTACGGGGTACGCGTGCCGGGTGAGGTGGCCGGGGTGCCCGTGGTGGGCGACCTGAGCGACATCGTGGACCGGGTGCGCCTGGGCGGCTACCGCATGGTGGCCGTGGCCGGGTCGACCGACTGGACCCCGGCCCGCCTGCAGCAGCTGGCCTGGCAGCTGGAGAGCAGCACCGCCGAGCTGGTGGTGGCGCCCTCCCTGGTGGAGATCGCCGGACCGCGGCTGCACGTGGCCCCGGTGTTCGGCCTGACCATGCTCTGGGTCAGCGCGCCGACCTTCAGCGGGGTCGGCTGGCTGGTCAAGGCGGTCGTGGACCGGCTGTCCGCGCTGATGCTGGCGGTCCTGCTGGCCCCGGCCTTCCTGGCCATCGCGACCGCGATCAAGCTCACCAGCCGGGGACCGGTGCTCTACCGGCAGTCCCGGGTGGGCCGCGACGGCCGCGAGTTCACCATGCTCAAGTTCCGCTCGATGGTGCCCGACGCCCACCGCCTCAAGGCGGACCTGGCCTCGGACAACCAGGCGGCGGGACCGCTGTTCAAGATGCGCCGCGACCCGAGGGTGACCCGGGTGGGCGCCGTGCTGCGCCGGTACTCGCTGGATGAGCTGCCGCAGCTGTTCAACGTGCTGGCCGGTTCCATGTCCCTCGTGGGTCCCCGCCCGCCGCTGCCGGAGGAGGTCGCCCGCTACGGCCCCGACGCGCGCAGGCGCCTGCTCGTCAAACCCGGTCTGACCGGGTTGTGGCAGGTCAGCGGCCGGAGTGACCTGTCCTGGGAGGAGTCGGTGCGGCTGGACCTGCGCTATGTGGAGAGTTGGTCGTTGTTCATGGACCTGGAGATCTTGTGGAAGACCGCCTCGGCGGTGGTCAGCGGCCGGGGGGCGTACTGA
- a CDS encoding MarR family winged helix-turn-helix transcriptional regulator, with product MRIGGDPERSSTAFLLAQLGFTAARRFAGRLAPLSLEPRHVGLMRVIAGAEGQTQQALGERLGIAPSRMVAFVDDLERRGLLERKRNPADRRAYALHLTEHGHTALAEALREAAAHDAELLAPLAEAERAQLHDLLSRLARAHGVGEAPHWRSA from the coding sequence ATGCGCATCGGCGGTGATCCCGAGAGGAGCTCCACGGCGTTCCTGCTGGCCCAGCTCGGCTTCACGGCCGCGCGCCGCTTCGCCGGGCGGCTGGCGCCGCTGTCGCTGGAGCCCCGGCACGTCGGGCTGATGCGGGTGATCGCGGGCGCGGAGGGCCAGACCCAGCAGGCGCTCGGCGAGCGCCTGGGCATCGCGCCCAGCCGCATGGTCGCCTTCGTCGACGACCTGGAGCGGCGCGGGCTGCTGGAGCGCAAGCGCAACCCGGCCGACCGCCGGGCCTACGCCCTGCACCTGACCGAGCACGGCCACACCGCGCTGGCCGAGGCGCTGCGCGAGGCCGCCGCGCACGACGCCGAGCTCCTCGCGCCGCTGGCCGAGGCCGAGCGCGCCCAGCTGCACGACCTGCTGTCCAGGCTGGCGCGGGCGCACGGCGTCGGCGAGGCCCCCCACTGGAGGAGCGCGTGA
- a CDS encoding TetR/AcrR family transcriptional regulator has protein sequence MTASPNSRKKVPLSDPERYQEVMAAARAVLAEVGYERFNMDLVAKRAQASKATLYQRWPSKAALIIEAIHVNQTRPDCPDTGSLVEDFRVMGYWAAAHSNDEARGLVIALLEGSRRDAELARLYAERMQQSGPDLAELVVERAAARGELRQGVDREVLRDLVGALYLFQLLVRGTAPTKEMIDRISDGLIKPLLNELPSAN, from the coding sequence GTGACCGCCTCGCCGAACTCGCGGAAGAAGGTCCCGCTCAGCGACCCGGAGCGCTACCAGGAGGTGATGGCCGCGGCGCGCGCGGTGCTGGCCGAGGTGGGCTACGAGCGGTTCAACATGGACCTGGTGGCCAAGCGCGCGCAGGCCAGCAAGGCCACGCTGTACCAGCGCTGGCCGTCCAAGGCGGCACTGATCATCGAGGCCATCCACGTGAACCAGACCCGCCCGGACTGCCCGGACACCGGCTCGCTGGTCGAGGACTTCCGGGTCATGGGCTACTGGGCGGCGGCGCACAGCAACGACGAGGCGCGCGGCCTGGTGATCGCGCTGCTGGAGGGCAGCCGCCGGGACGCCGAGCTGGCGCGCCTGTACGCCGAGCGCATGCAGCAGTCCGGCCCGGACCTGGCCGAGCTGGTGGTCGAACGGGCGGCCGCGCGCGGTGAGCTGCGGCAGGGGGTGGACCGCGAGGTGCTGCGCGACCTGGTCGGGGCGCTGTACCTGTTCCAGCTGCTGGTGCGGGGCACGGCGCCGACCAAGGAGATGATCGACCGGATCTCGGACGGTCTGATCAAACCGCTGCTGAACGAGCTGCCGTCGGCCAACTGA
- a CDS encoding GlxA family transcriptional regulator — translation MAPVTSRGRSRHVLALLVPPDAVALEVAVAQQVFGRPTRVLANAVPSPYELVLCGARRRERLPSGVDFGDLAPLSVLREADTVLVPGVEDPLARREDLVLASLRAAHAAGARIASFCGGAFVLGRAGLLDGRRATTHWLLSAEFRREFPLARLAAEHLHVQDGRVHTSGGVLAAVDLSLHLLAQDLGQAHANDVSRLLVTPPRRHGGQSQYVKPALRRQEDPLSGLLTWLRAHLHQPLTLAVIAAHAHLGERTLVRRFRQATGLTVLDWLNQERVAAARDLLETTDHPVAQIAAMVGFGSTETLRRNFDRHTGTTATAYRATFRAGG, via the coding sequence ATGGCTCCCGTGACCTCCCGAGGCCGGTCCCGGCACGTGCTCGCGCTGCTCGTCCCCCCGGACGCGGTGGCCCTGGAGGTCGCGGTGGCGCAGCAGGTCTTCGGCCGCCCGACGCGGGTGCTGGCCAACGCGGTGCCCAGCCCGTACGAGCTGGTGCTGTGCGGCGCGCGCCGCCGGGAACGCCTGCCCTCGGGGGTGGACTTCGGCGACCTGGCCCCGCTGTCGGTGCTGCGCGAGGCGGACACCGTCCTGGTCCCGGGTGTGGAGGACCCCCTGGCGCGGCGCGAGGACCTGGTCCTGGCGAGCCTGCGCGCGGCCCACGCCGCCGGTGCCCGGATCGCCTCCTTCTGCGGCGGTGCCTTCGTCCTGGGCCGGGCGGGCCTGCTGGACGGCCGCCGCGCCACCACGCACTGGCTGCTGTCGGCGGAGTTCCGCCGGGAGTTCCCGCTGGCCCGCCTTGCAGCCGAACACCTGCACGTCCAGGACGGCCGGGTGCACACCTCGGGCGGCGTGCTGGCGGCGGTGGACCTGTCCCTGCACCTGCTGGCGCAGGACCTGGGCCAGGCGCACGCGAACGACGTGAGCCGCCTGCTGGTGACACCCCCGCGCCGCCACGGCGGCCAGTCCCAGTACGTCAAACCCGCCCTGCGCCGCCAGGAGGACCCGCTCTCCGGCCTGCTCACCTGGCTGCGCGCCCACCTCCACCAACCCCTGACCCTGGCCGTCATCGCCGCCCACGCCCACCTGGGCGAACGCACCCTGGTCCGCCGCTTCCGCCAGGCCACGGGCCTGACCGTCCTGGACTGGCTGAACCAGGAACGGGTGGCCGCGGCCCGGGACCTGCTGGAGACCACCGACCACCCGGTCGCCCAGATCGCGGCCATGGTGGGCTTCGGCAGCACGGAGACCCTGCGCCGCAACTTCGACCGCCACACGGGCACCACGGCCACGGCCTACCGGGCCACCTTCCGGGCGGGCGGCTGA
- a CDS encoding CopG family antitoxin gives MDAKKLAELREYYDTHELTEEDFDRLVPAEPVPAEQVMVTYSLRLPKPVMDQVRQLAEAQSRKATALMREWIEQRVATELGKSDVIQVSKAELSLVVQEAVRDALRKAG, from the coding sequence ATGGACGCCAAGAAGCTGGCAGAGCTGCGTGAGTACTACGACACGCACGAGCTCACGGAAGAGGACTTCGACCGCTTGGTCCCCGCCGAGCCGGTGCCTGCCGAGCAGGTGATGGTCACCTACTCGCTGCGTTTGCCCAAGCCGGTGATGGACCAGGTGCGACAGCTGGCTGAAGCCCAGAGCCGCAAGGCGACCGCGCTGATGCGGGAGTGGATCGAGCAGCGGGTCGCGACCGAGCTGGGCAAGAGCGATGTCATCCAGGTCAGCAAGGCCGAGCTGAGTCTTGTCGTCCAGGAAGCCGTCCGGGACGCCCTGCGTAAAGCTGGCTGA
- a CDS encoding BrnT family toxin translates to MRGEIFWTEESEAHIARHGVAPHEVEEAVFGRPQWMEAGREETTLVLGRTDAGRYLFVVLTDSYHVIEAWYVVTARDMTRVERQRYDRKAN, encoded by the coding sequence ATGCGCGGTGAGATCTTCTGGACGGAGGAGTCCGAGGCGCACATCGCCAGGCACGGTGTGGCCCCTCACGAGGTGGAAGAAGCGGTCTTCGGTCGTCCGCAGTGGATGGAAGCCGGCCGGGAGGAGACCACATTGGTGCTTGGTCGCACTGATGCCGGGCGTTATCTGTTCGTGGTGCTCACAGACTCGTACCACGTGATCGAGGCGTGGTATGTCGTGACCGCGCGCGACATGACCAGGGTAGAAAGGCAACGCTACGACAGGAAGGCGAACTGA
- a CDS encoding putative quinol monooxygenase, whose translation MPPYGFLVEFHTTPDRAAALTQFLRDAKTLVDAEPGTLTWFAFRTGPTSFGVFDAFPTAEDRERHLHGEVRRAIVARAGELFDRAPVITPVDVLAAKLPVG comes from the coding sequence ATGCCTCCCTACGGATTCCTCGTCGAGTTCCACACCACCCCGGACCGGGCCGCCGCACTCACCCAGTTCCTCCGCGACGCCAAGACCCTGGTCGACGCCGAACCGGGCACCCTCACCTGGTTCGCCTTCCGCACCGGCCCGACCAGCTTCGGCGTCTTCGACGCCTTCCCCACGGCGGAGGACCGCGAGAGGCACCTGCACGGCGAGGTCCGCAGGGCCATCGTGGCCAGGGCGGGCGAGCTGTTCGACCGCGCCCCGGTGATCACGCCGGTGGACGTCCTGGCGGCGAAGCTGCCCGTGGGCTGA